TACCTGTAGGAATACGCCCACCCAATTTTTGGAAGTGACTCGGGTCGCGCAGATAATCCACCAGCTCTGCCACGTCTTCTTTTGCTTCATCACACCCGGCGACATCGGCAAAGGTGGTCTTGATTTGGTCTTCACCCATCAAGCGCGCTTTGCTCTTACCAAAGCTCATGGCGCCTTTACCGCCACCACCACCTTGCATTTGGCGCATAAAGAACACCCACACGCCAATTAACAACAGCATGGGGAACCAAGAGATGAAAATAGAGGCGAGCAAGCTTGGCTCTTCCGGCTTTTCACCTACTACCCGTACATTATTATTTAACAAATCGTTTAGCAGCTGGGGATCTTGCGCCGGCAGTATAGTTGTGAATCTATCACCACTACGCTTAACGCCATTGACGGTTCTGCCGTCCATGCGTACTTCACGGATTTGCCCTTGTGATACTTCTTGCACAAAAGTGGTGTAATCTAGTTGACGTCCCGTTGGCTCGCTTGGGCTAAAGCTCTGGAACACCGACATTAACACCACGGCTATGACCAACCACAGGATCAAATTTTTCGCCATGTCACTCAAATTACTAACCTCACCGGCTGACAGTTTATAACCTCAGAGTACTACAGTTTAAAACCTGTAGCCACAATGTATACCTCTCGCGAGCGGGGTCGCGATGAATCAGGCTTTCTCACTCTTACGGTACTAAAAGACCGTCTTACTTCTAATAAAAATTCATCAAACCCTGCCCCTTGGAATACTTTCACCACAAAACTCCCATTAGGAGCCAATACTTGGCGACACATATCCAAAGCCAGCTCGACTAAATACATGGACTTAGGCTGATCGACTTCCCGAGTACCACTCATATTAGGCGCCATATCGGAAAGCAACACATCCACCTTATCTTGCCCTACTCGCTCGAGCAAGGCATTGAGGACCGCTTCTTCTCTAAAGTCCCCTTGTAAAAAGCTGACCCCAGCAATCGCATCCATTGGCAATAAATCACACGCAATTACTTGTCCTTTCGCGCCCACTTGCT
This genomic window from Oceanisphaera avium contains:
- the rlmE gene encoding 23S rRNA (uridine(2552)-2'-O)-methyltransferase RlmE, translating into MANKKRSGSSTRWLQEHFNDKYVQAAHKRGLRSRAVFKLEELQGRDRLFKPGMTVVDLGAAPGGWSQFSAEQVGAKGQVIACDLLPMDAIAGVSFLQGDFREEAVLNALLERVGQDKVDVLLSDMAPNMSGTREVDQPKSMYLVELALDMCRQVLAPNGSFVVKVFQGAGFDEFLLEVRRSFSTVRVRKPDSSRPRSREVYIVATGFKL